In Capillimicrobium parvum, a genomic segment contains:
- a CDS encoding YveK family protein — MEFALLLRALWSRKWLVTLGVLVALAAAILRVDHVSFAPPALKSRSLSYATARTQVIVDAPDSSLADLGTDLNPLIVRAGVYSRLLTSPDALRVIGREAGVNPGLIFAQGPFETNQPRAEQEPTAEQRSSQIVGETNSYRLQFESSPELPIITIFAQAPTTDEANRLATGAAQGLSAYVRQLQLARLVPAAQRVEIRQLGQPAARTVNSGVGMRMGVLIFFLVFVVWCAALLVISRLVSNWRAAGRIVEQGEGGWPGSPSGPGERPPAADGEEDRAGERREAEPVR, encoded by the coding sequence ATGGAATTCGCACTTCTCCTCAGAGCGCTCTGGAGCCGCAAGTGGCTCGTCACGCTCGGCGTGCTCGTCGCCCTGGCCGCGGCGATTCTCCGGGTCGACCACGTCTCCTTCGCGCCACCGGCGCTCAAGAGCCGATCGCTGTCCTACGCCACCGCGCGCACGCAGGTCATCGTCGACGCGCCGGACTCGTCGCTCGCCGACCTCGGCACGGACCTCAACCCGCTCATCGTGCGGGCGGGGGTGTACTCCCGGCTGCTGACCAGTCCCGACGCGCTTCGCGTGATCGGGCGGGAGGCGGGCGTGAACCCCGGCCTCATCTTCGCGCAGGGGCCGTTCGAGACCAACCAGCCGCGGGCTGAGCAGGAGCCGACGGCGGAGCAGCGCTCCAGCCAGATCGTCGGCGAGACGAACTCCTACCGCCTGCAGTTCGAGTCGAGCCCGGAGCTGCCGATCATCACGATCTTCGCCCAGGCGCCGACGACGGACGAGGCCAACCGCCTCGCCACGGGCGCGGCGCAGGGCCTCTCGGCCTACGTGCGCCAGCTCCAGCTGGCCCGCCTGGTCCCCGCCGCCCAGCGCGTCGAGATCCGCCAGCTCGGCCAGCCTGCCGCGCGGACGGTCAACAGCGGCGTGGGGATGCGGATGGGCGTCCTGATCTTCTTCCTCGTGTTCGTCGTGTGGTGTGCGGCGCTGCTCGTCATCTCGCGGCTGGTCTCCAACTGGCGCGCGGCGGGACGGATCGTCGAGCAGGGGGAGGGTGGCTGGCCCGGCTCGCCCAGCGGGCCGGGCGAGCGCCCGCCGGCCGCCGATGGTGAGGAAGACCGCGCCGGGGAGCGGCGCGAGGCCGAGCCCGTCCGGTGA